One region of Limnospira fusiformis SAG 85.79 genomic DNA includes:
- the rplJ gene encoding 50S ribosomal protein L10: MGRTLAQKENIVVDIQKQLSSAQLTLVIDYTGLSVSQITDLRNRLRETGSVCKVTKNTLMQKAVEGDDNWKPMEKFLSGSSAFIFIQDDFGAAIKAYQAFQKESKKTELRGGVMEGRALSPDEIKAITELPTKEELMARIAGAINSIPTKVAVGVNAVPTKLAVGIKEVPASLVRAIKAVSEKDDSQAA; the protein is encoded by the coding sequence ATGGGAAGAACCTTAGCCCAAAAGGAAAACATTGTTGTAGATATCCAGAAGCAGTTAAGCTCCGCTCAACTGACTTTGGTGATTGACTACACTGGGCTGTCTGTTTCCCAAATTACTGACTTGCGGAACCGCCTTCGGGAAACGGGTAGTGTCTGCAAAGTCACGAAAAACACCTTGATGCAGAAAGCGGTTGAAGGAGATGACAACTGGAAACCGATGGAGAAATTCCTCAGCGGTAGTTCAGCGTTTATCTTCATTCAAGACGATTTTGGTGCTGCGATTAAAGCGTATCAGGCTTTTCAAAAGGAAAGCAAAAAAACTGAGCTACGCGGCGGGGTGATGGAAGGTCGCGCTTTGAGTCCTGATGAGATCAAAGCTATTACAGAACTTCCCACCAAGGAAGAACTCATGGCTCGTATCGCGGGAGCGATCAACTCTATTCCTACGAAGGTGGCGGTTGGAGTCAATGCAGTTCCCACGAAGCTGGCGGTTGGTATCAAAGAGGTTCCGGCTTCTCTGGTGCGCGCTATCAAGGCTGTATCCGAAAAAGACGATTCCCAGGCGGCTTAA
- a CDS encoding DUF6439 family protein encodes MTHSSSTKIDNAETLQLAQKLAEHLAISERDWHRLKSNRNARAREQVAAALIFLLKDEPSEAIPRLQQAVGWLDRSISAPPCPTHGSK; translated from the coding sequence ATGACTCATTCTAGTTCAACCAAAATTGATAATGCCGAGACTTTGCAACTAGCCCAGAAACTAGCTGAACATCTGGCTATTTCTGAACGGGACTGGCATCGTCTCAAATCTAATCGTAATGCTCGGGCTCGGGAACAGGTGGCCGCGGCTTTGATTTTTTTGCTCAAGGATGAACCATCTGAGGCTATCCCCAGATTACAACAGGCGGTCGGTTGGTTAGATAGGTCCATCTCTGCACCTCCATGTCCTACTCATGGCTCTAAATGA
- the rplA gene encoding 50S ribosomal protein L1: MPKKVSRRLKELQQKVEDRLYEPLEGLQLLKETATAKFSESVEAHIRLGIDPKYTDQQLRTTVTLPKGTGQEVRVAVLAKGDKVAEAQSAGADLVGSDDLIAEIQKGMLDFDKLIATPDMMPQVAKLGRLLGPKGLMPSPKGGTVTMDLTQAIAEFKAGKLEFRSDRTGIVHVMFGKVSFSAEDLLVNLSALQECIDRNRPSGAKGRYWRSVYVCSTMGPAIQLDINALRDLKIAEAA, translated from the coding sequence ATGCCAAAAAAAGTATCGCGTCGATTAAAAGAACTTCAACAAAAGGTTGAAGATAGACTTTATGAACCCCTAGAGGGCCTGCAACTACTCAAGGAAACGGCAACGGCTAAGTTCTCGGAGTCGGTAGAAGCCCACATTCGTCTTGGTATTGACCCGAAATATACGGATCAGCAACTGAGAACAACGGTGACACTGCCGAAAGGAACGGGACAAGAGGTGCGGGTGGCTGTTCTGGCTAAAGGTGATAAGGTGGCTGAAGCCCAAAGCGCCGGGGCGGACTTGGTGGGGTCAGATGATCTGATCGCAGAAATTCAGAAAGGAATGCTGGATTTTGACAAGTTAATCGCTACACCGGATATGATGCCCCAGGTGGCTAAGTTGGGTCGTTTGTTGGGTCCAAAGGGTTTGATGCCTTCCCCCAAGGGTGGTACGGTGACTATGGATTTAACTCAGGCGATCGCTGAATTTAAGGCAGGAAAACTGGAGTTTCGGAGCGATCGCACCGGGATTGTCCACGTGATGTTTGGAAAGGTATCTTTCTCAGCGGAAGACCTGCTGGTTAACCTGTCGGCGTTACAAGAATGTATTGACCGTAACCGTCCCTCTGGGGCTAAGGGTCGCTATTGGCGGAGTGTTTATGTCTGTAGCACTATGGGTCCAGCGATTCAGTTAGATATCAATGCTTTGCGGGATCTGAAAATCGCGGAAGCTGCATAG
- the mtnA gene encoding S-methyl-5-thioribose-1-phosphate isomerase yields the protein MGSVQQMIAGVPYDKLTISMETKVYPVIWHEDRVLLIDQTRLSHEYAIVEIKRYEDMARAIATMIVRGAPAIGIAAAYGMYLGARDIQKSDRDGFLAELKGVAEILGNTRPTAVNLFWAIERMLKIARETSVSVSEIPQVLLAAAQQIQAEDLNTCQAIGDHGLAVLPKTPEQLNILTHCNTGSLATAGYGTALGVIRSCKAAQRLGRVYADETRPRLQGAKLTTWECVQDQIPVTLIADNMAAHCMKLGLIHAAIVGADRIAANGDTANKIGTYNVALVARAHNIPFFVAAPLSTVDFRLQSGEGIPIEERDPKEVYQIGSTAICPPGVEFYNPAFDVTPAELITAIITEHGAVAPGDLKNLMVHQC from the coding sequence ATGGGAAGTGTACAACAGATGATCGCTGGTGTTCCCTATGATAAATTAACAATCTCTATGGAAACTAAGGTTTATCCGGTTATTTGGCACGAGGATCGAGTTTTACTCATTGACCAAACTCGCCTCAGTCATGAGTATGCGATCGTGGAAATTAAGCGCTATGAAGATATGGCTAGGGCGATCGCTACTATGATTGTCCGAGGCGCTCCGGCTATTGGTATTGCAGCCGCTTATGGTATGTATTTGGGGGCGCGGGATATTCAAAAAAGCGATCGCGATGGGTTTTTGGCGGAACTTAAAGGGGTGGCTGAGATTTTGGGGAATACTCGCCCCACGGCGGTAAATTTGTTTTGGGCTATTGAAAGAATGCTGAAAATCGCTAGGGAAACTTCGGTTTCTGTGTCGGAAATTCCCCAGGTGCTATTGGCTGCGGCTCAACAAATTCAAGCTGAGGACTTGAATACTTGTCAGGCGATCGGAGATCACGGACTGGCGGTTTTACCCAAAACTCCCGAACAGCTTAATATTTTGACTCACTGTAACACGGGATCTTTGGCTACGGCGGGTTATGGTACGGCTTTGGGGGTCATTCGATCCTGTAAGGCGGCGCAACGCTTGGGGCGGGTCTATGCTGATGAAACTCGCCCCCGTCTACAGGGAGCAAAATTAACTACTTGGGAATGTGTACAGGATCAGATCCCGGTGACTTTGATTGCGGATAATATGGCGGCTCACTGTATGAAGTTGGGGTTAATTCATGCGGCGATCGTTGGTGCCGATCGCATTGCGGCTAATGGAGATACCGCTAATAAAATTGGCACTTATAATGTGGCTTTGGTGGCTCGCGCCCACAATATCCCCTTTTTTGTAGCTGCTCCCCTGTCTACGGTAGACTTTCGATTACAGAGCGGGGAAGGTATCCCTATTGAGGAAAGAGACCCGAAAGAAGTTTATCAAATTGGCTCGACTGCTATTTGTCCCCCAGGTGTGGAGTTTTATAATCCGGCTTTTGATGTGACTCCGGCTGAGTTAATTACGGCAATTATTACTGAACATGGGGCTGTAGCACCTGGGGATCTCAAAAATCTTATGGTTCATCAATGCTGA
- a CDS encoding WecB/TagA/CpsF family glycosyltransferase produces the protein MNEVKLFNICIDNITTEQLLEELGRRGGIVFTPNVDHLMRLQKDKEFYDIYNKSDYRVCDSQIVYYASRLLNQPIAEKISGSDLFPAFYNYYRDCEEIKIFLLGAAEGVAARAKVKINEKVGREMVVDCYSPPFGFEKDELECQRIVDRINHSKASVLAVGVGAPKQEKWIMKHKDKLNHAKIFLAIGATIDFEAGEKPRSPQWISEAGLEWLHRLVSEPLRLWKRYLIEDMPFFLLLMQQKLNLYHSPFSSLGDMATPHWQMPLLGQMLEDAGLLDELQVQRVLQIQEQRHNLRFGEIVTDLGWLRQETVDFFAEQLPQIGGSQQRQPLGYYLKQAMLLDDQQINLILLEQQQKYLRFGELAVQKQWLKQQTVDSILSYLTRPQTEMPL, from the coding sequence ATGAACGAAGTTAAGTTATTCAATATATGTATTGACAATATTACCACCGAACAACTCCTAGAAGAACTTGGGAGACGTGGCGGTATTGTTTTCACTCCTAATGTCGATCACTTGATGCGATTGCAGAAAGACAAAGAGTTTTACGACATCTATAATAAGTCGGATTACCGCGTTTGTGATAGTCAGATTGTCTACTATGCTTCTCGGCTTTTAAACCAGCCTATTGCTGAAAAAATATCCGGCTCTGACCTATTTCCCGCCTTCTATAATTACTACCGAGATTGTGAAGAGATTAAGATATTTTTGCTCGGTGCTGCTGAAGGTGTAGCCGCTAGGGCGAAAGTTAAAATCAACGAAAAAGTCGGTCGTGAAATGGTGGTTGACTGCTACTCTCCACCCTTTGGTTTTGAAAAAGACGAGCTGGAATGTCAACGCATTGTCGATCGCATTAATCACTCAAAAGCCTCTGTTCTTGCTGTTGGGGTCGGCGCTCCCAAACAAGAAAAGTGGATTATGAAACATAAGGATAAACTTAACCATGCCAAAATCTTCTTAGCTATTGGCGCGACTATTGATTTTGAAGCCGGAGAAAAACCCCGTTCACCTCAGTGGATAAGTGAAGCAGGTCTGGAGTGGTTACACAGACTCGTATCTGAACCACTGCGCCTCTGGAAGCGCTATCTCATTGAAGATATGCCCTTTTTCCTGCTACTCATGCAACAAAAACTTAACCTTTATCATTCCCCCTTTAGCTCTTTGGGAGACATGGCTACCCCTCATTGGCAAATGCCTTTATTGGGACAAATGCTTGAGGATGCCGGTTTATTAGATGAACTTCAGGTGCAACGGGTGCTTCAAATTCAAGAGCAAAGGCACAATCTCCGCTTTGGTGAAATTGTCACAGATTTGGGTTGGCTACGTCAAGAAACCGTGGACTTTTTTGCCGAGCAGCTACCTCAAATTGGTGGGAGTCAACAAAGGCAACCTTTGGGTTATTACCTCAAACAGGCTATGCTTTTGGATGATCAACAAATTAACTTGATTTTGCTTGAACAACAGCAAAAATATCTCAGGTTTGGCGAACTTGCCGTCCAGAAACAATGGCTCAAGCAACAAACTGTTGATTCTATTCTGTCCTATCTCACCCGCCCACAGACCGAAATGCCGCTTTGA
- the gcvP gene encoding aminomethyl-transferring glycine dehydrogenase encodes MLDINLPGPTKSPNHSTSNLSHPRDGHINRTPADQFLNRHIGPNDAEIQQMLSAIGYNSIESLIDNTIPQGIRLNRPLNLPAPLTEHQALVKLREIASKNQIYRSFIGMGYSDCITPPVIQRNILENPGWYTAYTPYQAEIAQGRLEALLNFQTLVIDLTGLEIANASLLDEGTAAAEAMTMSYGISKAKAHHFFVSQDCHPQTIEVLQTRAKPLGIEIIIGDFRTFDFSDPIFGALLQYPATNGAIYDYREFIQTAHNHKAIITMAADILSLTLLTPPGELGADIAVGSTQRLGVPLGYGGPHAAYFATREAFKRSCPGRMVGVSIDSQGQPALRLALQTREQHIRRDKATSNICTAQVLLAVIASMYGVYHGPQGLKQIAENIHELTMMLATGLQKLGYAIANHHFFDTLQVELGHISSSEIISLAQLRQINLRPIADNSIGISLDETTTTADIINLLEIFALGKPLNFGLEELAIKSAIPPHLTRTSAYLTHPVFNSHHSETELLRYLQRLESRDLSLTTSMIPLGSCTMKLNATAEMIPVTWPEFGKLHPFAPKSQTQGYQVLFQQLEEWLAEITGFAGISLQPNAGSQGEYAGLLAIRGYHQSRGENQRHICLIPESAHGTNPASAVMCGMKVVPVKCDSQGNIDIDDLQQKAEQHQDQLAALMVTYPSTHGVFEDGIRHICDIIHRCGGQVYMDGANMNAQVGLCRPGDFGADVCHLNLHKTFCIPHGGGGPGMGPIGVMPHLLPFLPGHCVVDMGETYSGGAVSAAPWGSASILVISWMYIAMMGASGLKKATEVAILNANYMARRLQGVYPILYKGNNGTVAHECILDLRSLKKSANIDVDDIAKRLMDYGFHAPTISWPVAGTMMVEPTESESLDELDRFCASMIAIRQEIAAIESGEFDRENNPLKQAPHTAESLIVGEWNRPYSREVAAYPAAWTRDYKYWPPVGRIDNAFGDRNFVCSCAPVTAYQD; translated from the coding sequence ATGCTGGATATCAATTTACCCGGTCCCACAAAATCCCCAAACCATAGTACATCGAATCTCAGCCATCCCCGTGATGGTCACATCAATAGAACCCCCGCCGATCAATTCCTCAACCGACATATCGGCCCCAATGACGCTGAAATTCAACAAATGCTGTCAGCGATCGGATACAACAGTATAGAAAGCCTGATTGATAATACCATTCCCCAAGGCATTCGTTTAAACCGCCCCCTGAACCTACCCGCCCCCCTTACCGAACATCAGGCTTTAGTCAAACTCCGCGAAATTGCCAGTAAAAATCAAATTTACCGTTCCTTTATCGGTATGGGTTACTCCGACTGTATCACCCCCCCCGTTATCCAACGGAACATCCTAGAAAATCCGGGATGGTACACCGCATATACTCCCTACCAAGCCGAAATCGCCCAGGGACGCTTGGAAGCCCTACTAAACTTTCAAACACTCGTTATCGACCTAACCGGGCTAGAAATCGCTAACGCCTCCCTTCTTGATGAAGGGACCGCCGCCGCCGAAGCCATGACCATGAGTTATGGAATTAGCAAAGCCAAAGCCCATCACTTTTTTGTCTCCCAAGACTGTCACCCTCAAACCATAGAGGTCCTACAAACTAGGGCTAAACCCCTAGGTATTGAAATCATTATTGGAGATTTCCGCACCTTCGACTTTAGCGATCCAATTTTTGGGGCTTTATTGCAATACCCCGCCACTAATGGCGCAATTTACGACTATCGGGAATTTATCCAAACCGCCCATAACCATAAAGCCATTATTACCATGGCTGCAGATATCCTCAGCCTTACCCTACTGACACCCCCAGGAGAATTAGGCGCTGATATCGCCGTAGGAAGCACCCAGCGCCTCGGTGTTCCCCTAGGTTATGGGGGACCCCACGCGGCTTATTTTGCCACCAGGGAAGCCTTTAAACGCTCCTGTCCTGGTCGTATGGTCGGGGTTTCCATTGATAGCCAGGGTCAACCCGCCCTCCGACTCGCCCTCCAAACCAGAGAACAACATATTCGCCGCGATAAGGCTACCAGTAATATCTGTACCGCCCAGGTTCTGTTAGCTGTCATTGCTAGTATGTATGGGGTGTATCATGGACCACAGGGCTTAAAACAGATTGCTGAGAATATCCACGAGTTAACTATGATGTTGGCTACGGGTTTGCAAAAGTTGGGATATGCGATCGCCAATCATCACTTTTTTGATACCCTACAAGTTGAATTGGGTCATATATCCTCATCAGAAATTATCTCCCTCGCCCAACTCCGCCAGATTAACCTACGACCAATAGCCGATAACTCTATTGGTATCAGCCTAGATGAAACTACCACCACCGCAGATATTATTAATCTGCTGGAAATTTTTGCCCTGGGTAAACCCCTCAACTTTGGCTTAGAAGAACTTGCCATCAAATCCGCCATTCCCCCCCATTTAACTCGCACTTCTGCTTACCTCACTCACCCCGTTTTTAATAGCCATCACTCAGAAACCGAATTATTGCGGTATTTACAACGCTTAGAAAGTCGGGATTTATCCCTGACTACCTCTATGATTCCTCTGGGTTCCTGTACCATGAAACTTAACGCCACCGCCGAGATGATTCCTGTCACTTGGCCGGAGTTTGGTAAGTTGCACCCCTTCGCACCCAAATCTCAAACTCAAGGTTATCAGGTATTGTTTCAACAACTTGAGGAATGGTTGGCAGAAATTACCGGATTTGCTGGCATTTCTCTACAGCCTAATGCAGGTTCTCAAGGGGAATATGCTGGTTTATTAGCAATTCGTGGTTATCATCAAAGCCGAGGAGAAAATCAACGCCATATTTGTCTAATTCCTGAATCTGCACACGGTACTAATCCCGCTAGTGCCGTTATGTGTGGCATGAAAGTTGTACCTGTTAAATGTGACAGCCAGGGTAATATTGATATTGATGATTTGCAGCAAAAAGCTGAACAGCATCAAGACCAACTCGCTGCTTTGATGGTAACTTATCCCTCCACTCATGGCGTGTTTGAAGACGGTATTCGCCATATTTGTGACATCATCCACCGCTGCGGGGGTCAGGTTTATATGGATGGTGCTAATATGAATGCACAGGTAGGGTTATGTCGTCCCGGAGATTTTGGCGCTGATGTCTGCCACCTGAATTTGCACAAAACTTTCTGTATACCCCACGGCGGCGGGGGTCCGGGAATGGGTCCCATTGGGGTGATGCCACACCTATTACCGTTTTTACCCGGTCATTGTGTCGTGGATATGGGGGAAACTTACTCAGGCGGTGCGGTTTCGGCTGCGCCTTGGGGTAGTGCTAGTATTCTGGTCATCTCCTGGATGTATATTGCTATGATGGGGGCTTCTGGCTTGAAAAAAGCTACCGAGGTCGCCATTCTCAATGCTAATTATATGGCGCGTCGTCTACAGGGGGTTTATCCGATTCTCTACAAGGGTAACAATGGTACAGTTGCCCATGAGTGTATTTTGGATCTGCGATCGCTCAAAAAGTCTGCTAATATTGATGTGGATGATATCGCTAAACGACTCATGGATTACGGTTTCCACGCCCCTACTATTTCTTGGCCAGTGGCGGGGACTATGATGGTGGAACCTACAGAAAGTGAGTCTCTCGATGAGTTGGATCGTTTCTGTGCCTCTATGATTGCTATTCGTCAGGAAATTGCTGCCATTGAGTCCGGGGAGTTTGACCGGGAAAATAACCCCCTTAAACAAGCCCCCCACACCGCAGAATCTCTGATTGTGGGTGAGTGGAATCGTCCCTACTCCCGGGAAGTAGCCGCTTATCCCGCCGCTTGGACTCGCGACTATAAATATTGGCCGCCTGTGGGTCGCATTGATAATGCCTTTGGCGATCGCAATTTTGTCTGTTCCTGTGCGCCTGTGACCGCTTATCAGGATTAA
- the rplK gene encoding 50S ribosomal protein L11: protein MAKKVVAVIKLAINAGKANPAPPIGPALGQHGVNIMMFCKEYNAKTADKVGLVIPVEISVYEDRSFTFVLKTPPASVLIKKAAGIEKGSGEPNRVRVGTINRSQLREIAEVKMPDLNANDLEAAMKIVEGTARNMGIAVAD from the coding sequence ATGGCAAAGAAAGTTGTAGCAGTTATCAAGTTAGCAATTAACGCGGGAAAAGCAAACCCGGCTCCCCCCATCGGCCCAGCTTTGGGTCAGCATGGGGTGAACATCATGATGTTTTGCAAGGAGTATAACGCCAAAACTGCGGATAAGGTGGGTTTGGTGATTCCGGTAGAGATTTCGGTTTATGAAGATCGAAGTTTTACTTTTGTCCTCAAAACTCCGCCAGCGTCAGTGCTGATTAAGAAAGCGGCCGGAATTGAAAAAGGTTCAGGTGAACCGAACCGGGTTCGAGTGGGAACAATTAACCGCAGCCAGTTGCGAGAAATCGCAGAGGTGAAAATGCCGGACCTGAATGCGAATGATTTGGAAGCTGCCATGAAAATTGTGGAAGGGACAGCCCGTAATATGGGTATTGCTGTCGCGGATTAA
- the rplL gene encoding 50S ribosomal protein L7/L12 yields MSEKTDQILEQLKSLSLLEASELVKQIEEAFGVDASASAGGGMMMMAAPGMAAPGAEAAAEEEKTEFDVILTEFPADKKIAVLKVVRSITGLGLKEAKDLVESAPKAIKEATTKEDAESIKKQLEEAGAKVEVK; encoded by the coding sequence ATGTCTGAAAAAACTGATCAAATTTTAGAACAACTAAAATCTTTGAGCCTGTTAGAAGCATCTGAGTTGGTTAAGCAAATTGAGGAGGCTTTTGGCGTTGATGCTTCGGCTTCTGCTGGCGGCGGTATGATGATGATGGCTGCTCCTGGTATGGCTGCTCCTGGTGCGGAAGCGGCGGCGGAAGAAGAAAAAACTGAGTTTGATGTGATTCTGACTGAGTTCCCCGCTGATAAGAAAATCGCGGTTCTGAAAGTAGTTCGTAGCATTACCGGTTTGGGTCTGAAGGAAGCTAAAGACTTGGTAGAAAGTGCTCCTAAAGCTATTAAGGAAGCTACCACCAAAGAAGATGCGGAAAGCATTAAGAAACAACTAGAAGAAGCTGGCGCTAAAGTGGAAGTTAAATAA
- the iscB gene encoding RNA-guided endonuclease IscB, with the protein MSNHIFVLDTNRKPLTPCKPGVARSLLKAGKASVFRRYPFTIILNKEVDANPEPLELKLDPGSKVTGIALKQGNHIIFAAELQHRGQQIKEALLSRRQLRRSRRNRKTRYRPARFLNRTRPEGWLAPSLQHRVDTLMTWVHRFRRLAPVGRIAQELVRFDLQLMENPEISGVEYQQGELQGYEVREYLLFKWDRTCAYCGAQNVPLEVEQIQPRSKGGSDRVSNLTMACHSCNQAKGNGDIRDFLSGQPDVLSRLLRQAKSPLKDAAAVNSTRWALFKALKATGLPVTTGTGGQTKFNRLRLNLPKAHWLDAACVGPVESLEVLTSKPLLILAKGHGTRQMCGTNKYGFPNRHRSRRQIHKGFQTGDMVTALVTAGKKIGSYLGRVLCRASGSFDITTASVRVAGISHKYCQPIHRKDGYAYA; encoded by the coding sequence ATGTCTAACCATATTTTCGTTTTAGATACCAACCGCAAGCCCCTGACACCGTGCAAGCCAGGGGTGGCACGATCACTGCTCAAAGCCGGGAAAGCATCGGTATTTCGACGCTACCCATTCACCATTATTCTAAACAAGGAGGTTGACGCTAATCCTGAACCCCTCGAACTCAAATTAGACCCAGGCTCTAAAGTCACTGGAATTGCCTTAAAGCAAGGGAATCATATTATCTTTGCTGCCGAGTTGCAGCACCGAGGACAGCAGATTAAAGAAGCATTGCTCTCTCGTCGTCAACTCCGACGTTCTCGACGAAACCGCAAGACCCGATATCGACCAGCTCGGTTCTTGAATCGGACTCGTCCCGAAGGTTGGTTAGCTCCCAGCTTGCAGCATCGAGTAGATACTCTAATGACCTGGGTTCACCGATTTCGTAGACTTGCCCCAGTTGGCCGCATTGCTCAAGAGCTAGTACGGTTCGACCTGCAATTGATGGAAAACCCTGAGATATCAGGTGTTGAGTATCAGCAGGGAGAATTACAAGGCTATGAAGTCAGGGAATACCTGTTGTTCAAGTGGGACAGAACCTGTGCTTACTGTGGGGCTCAAAATGTACCACTTGAAGTTGAGCAGATCCAGCCTCGGTCTAAGGGTGGCTCTGACCGGGTTTCTAACCTGACGATGGCTTGCCACTCATGCAATCAAGCCAAAGGCAATGGGGACATTCGGGATTTTTTATCGGGCCAGCCTGATGTCCTGAGTCGTCTTCTCAGGCAGGCCAAATCACCCCTTAAAGATGCGGCTGCCGTTAACTCGACCCGATGGGCCTTGTTCAAGGCTCTGAAAGCAACAGGACTCCCAGTTACCACAGGAACGGGCGGACAAACGAAGTTCAATCGACTGAGGCTCAACCTACCTAAAGCTCACTGGCTTGATGCTGCCTGTGTTGGACCAGTCGAATCACTCGAAGTTCTGACTTCAAAACCGTTGCTGATTTTAGCAAAGGGGCATGGAACCCGTCAGATGTGCGGGACGAATAAGTACGGATTCCCGAATCGTCACCGCTCCAGGAGGCAAATTCATAAAGGCTTTCAGACTGGCGACATGGTGACGGCACTGGTCACAGCGGGGAAGAAAATTGGCTCATATCTAGGACGGGTTCTCTGCCGTGCGTCTGGTAGTTTTGATATTACCACCGCTTCGGTACGGGTGGCAGGCATCAGCCACAAATACTGCCAACCCATTCACAGGAAGGATGGTTACGCCTATGCTTGA
- a CDS encoding ATP-binding protein, translating to MIAISSRPVKRNWVTISFASTLYLGSILDLLLAEIPSECQDEIRLGLQEALVNAAKHGNKLDPSKTVVVRFAIINNQFWWLISDQGRGFKPPSCGCSLSAVETNDNCWDDPELPHDEHECGRGLYILEQIFDRVEWNQDGTELILSKQIPAISRKPLGSVEAPCL from the coding sequence GTGATTGCCATATCATCACGTCCGGTTAAACGTAACTGGGTCACAATTAGCTTTGCTTCTACACTCTATCTGGGATCGATTTTGGATTTACTTCTCGCCGAAATCCCCTCGGAGTGCCAAGATGAAATCAGACTAGGACTACAAGAAGCCCTAGTTAATGCTGCCAAACACGGCAATAAGCTAGATCCCAGTAAAACGGTTGTCGTTCGTTTTGCGATCATCAATAATCAGTTCTGGTGGTTGATCTCAGACCAAGGACGGGGATTTAAACCCCCATCCTGTGGCTGTAGCTTGTCAGCAGTGGAAACTAATGATAACTGCTGGGATGACCCAGAACTACCCCATGATGAACATGAATGCGGACGAGGATTGTATATTCTTGAGCAAATATTCGATCGCGTGGAGTGGAACCAAGATGGAACCGAACTAATCCTAAGTAAACAAATCCCCGCTATATCACGTAAACCTCTTGGGAGCGTGGAAGCCCCGTGTCTTTAG
- a CDS encoding serine hydrolase, with protein MQSAPNWDSKAQLQAIVNETVAIAKNKGFPTEALSITLVDVSDSGKHYKAGYNNQILRFPASVAKLFWLVGFFDQVERGSIRDESKFHDHLNQMIRISDNQSASEIVDAITQTTSGEALTGKDLTTWLNQRSQINKFFEQAGYAGIILSMKNYPIDNSQETPTGRDLQLKQTRDLVNGNQITTDQAARLMYEIYTQQAVSPIASTKMAYLLTRDLNSETWDESDRHFIEGFLGQSLPTDIYFGSKVGYTSHSRQEVIFVRTLDDQTIYILAIFANDPAYSQDQDIFPQMSRHIFDRLNRASQNLTPKEVSVFHSTTEPSQLKKPSLN; from the coding sequence GTGCAGTCAGCACCCAACTGGGATAGTAAAGCACAACTACAGGCGATCGTCAATGAAACAGTAGCGATCGCCAAAAACAAAGGATTCCCGACCGAAGCACTGTCGATCACCTTAGTAGATGTGAGCGATTCCGGCAAGCACTACAAAGCTGGATACAACAACCAAATTTTAAGGTTTCCCGCCAGCGTTGCCAAACTATTTTGGTTAGTCGGCTTTTTTGATCAAGTTGAACGTGGGTCAATTAGGGATGAATCTAAATTTCATGACCACCTCAACCAAATGATTCGCATTTCCGATAATCAATCAGCCAGTGAAATTGTAGATGCTATTACCCAAACCACTTCCGGGGAAGCCTTAACCGGAAAAGACTTAACAACCTGGCTAAACCAACGCAGTCAGATTAACAAATTCTTTGAACAAGCGGGTTATGCTGGAATTATTCTCAGCATGAAAAATTATCCCATCGACAACTCACAAGAAACACCCACAGGTAGAGATCTGCAATTAAAGCAAACTCGAGACCTAGTTAATGGAAACCAGATCACCACAGACCAGGCGGCGCGGCTAATGTATGAAATTTACACCCAGCAAGCCGTTTCTCCCATAGCCAGCACCAAAATGGCTTACCTTCTCACCCGAGATCTAAATTCCGAGACTTGGGACGAAAGCGATCGCCACTTTATCGAAGGATTTTTAGGTCAATCATTACCCACAGACATTTATTTTGGTTCCAAAGTTGGTTATACCAGCCACTCACGCCAAGAAGTGATTTTTGTAAGAACCCTAGATGATCAGACCATTTATATTCTGGCAATTTTCGCCAATGATCCCGCCTACTCTCAAGATCAAGACATCTTTCCTCAAATGTCCCGCCACATTTTTGATCGCCTCAATAGAGCCTCCCAAAACCTGACCCCCAAAGAAGTCAGCGTTTTTCACTCCACCACCGAACCCAGTCAACTCAAAAAACCCTCCCTGAATTAG